Proteins encoded in a region of the Schistocerca serialis cubense isolate TAMUIC-IGC-003099 chromosome 6, iqSchSeri2.2, whole genome shotgun sequence genome:
- the LOC126483816 gene encoding U2 small nuclear ribonucleoprotein A': MVKLTPDLIYQAMQYINPVRDRELDLRGYKIPVIENMGATLDQFDCIDFSDNDIRKLDGFPLLKRLKWLLLNNNRIVRISEGLEKSLPSLETLVLTGNQIQELADLDPLASIKSLRTLSLLHNPVTTRQHYRAYVIFRIPHLRVLDFRKIKMKEREDAAALFKSKKGKELQKEIAKKAKNAFQNAAAAGSSEEQKPTGPTAEELWKIREAISKASSLEEVERLNRLLQAGQIPGRAHPPGVSQMDEEMDEEESSHNRSMMNGN; the protein is encoded by the coding sequence ATGGTGAAATTAACGCCGGACTTGATTTATCAAGCTATGCAGTACATTAACCCTGTAAGAGATCGCGAATTGGATTTAAGAGGTTACAAGATACCAGTCATCGAAAACATGGGAGCAACTTTGGATCAGTTTGACTGTATAGATTTTTCAGACAATGACATCAGAAAGTTAGATGGATTTCCACTTTTGAAACGTCTGAAATGGCTGTTACTCAATAACAACAGAATTGTTCGTATATCTGAAGGTTTGGAAAAGTCCTTACCAAGTTTGGAGACGCTTGTGTTAACCGGAAATCAAATACAGGAACTGGCGGACTTGGACCCACTGGCAAGCATCAAATCACTAAGAACTCTAAGCCTTCTGCACAACCCAGTGACTACGCGACAGCATTATCGTGCATATGTTATTTTCAGAATACCACATTTACGTGTACTGGATTTTCGAAAAATCAAAATGAAAGAGCGAGAAGATGCAGCTGCTCTATTCAAAAGCAAGAAAGGCAAGGAGCTGCAGAAAGAGATTGCCAAAAAAGCAAAAAATGCCTTCCAGAATGCCGCTGCTGCAGGATCTTCAGAGGAGCAGAAGCCTACAGGACCCACAGCAGAAGAACTGTGGAAGATTAGAGAAGCTATTTCGAAGGCCAGTTCATTAGAAGAAGTGGAAAGGCTCAACAGACTACTTCAAGCTGGGCAAATACCTGGGAGGGCACATCCTCCAGGAGTTTCGCAAATGGACGAAGAGATGGACGAAGAGGAGTCGTCACACAACCGCTCGATGATGAATGGGAACTGA